The DNA sequence tctctgcctccctctgtctctctgcttctctctttctctctgcttccctctgtctctctgcctccctctgtctctctgcctccctctgtctctctgcctccctctgtctctctgcctccctctgtctctctgcctccctgtggctctctgcctccctcagtcTCAGGATCTCAGCCTTCCACTCTTTCATAATACCCCTTTctactcttcttctcctcctttcatcTTTCAAAAGGGCTCTGAGATGGTCTGTCTCAGACTGTAGTTGTTCAATCATCTCGTCCTTCTCCGTTCCACCATTCCTCTTCTTCTTTTCCTCCTCCCAGAGGCACACTTGAAGTCTGTCCATCTCCTTCTTCTGATTTCGGATCGTTCGATCCTTCCCCCTCAACTCAAGCATGTGGGCTTCCTTCTCTGTACAGGTCTTCTTCTCTTCCCTCAGGAACTGAATC is a window from the Salvelinus fontinalis isolate EN_2023a unplaced genomic scaffold, ASM2944872v1 scaffold_0886, whole genome shotgun sequence genome containing:
- the LOC129847590 gene encoding J domain-containing protein DDB_G0295729-like yields the protein MDTSSSSGRSPSPTGTVFLPPPIMWNSLYKQAEMEIQFLREEKKTCTEKEAHMLELRGKDRTIRNQKKEMDRLQVCLWEEEKKKRNGGTEKDEMIEQLQSETDHLRALLKDERRRRRVERGIMKEWKAEILRLREAESHREAERQREAERQREAERQREAERQREAERQREAERKREAERQREAERQREAERATEWEENQSKMQEINRLQQLLELLMVDLQLAHVRHVIVIIKRQCIFTRLKMTGGRQLYANPMLTFIPFLNVNSYLNLTETIPNLYHNPTLGAKPNLHLSQPLRLSSAG